One Ranitomeya variabilis isolate aRanVar5 chromosome 5, aRanVar5.hap1, whole genome shotgun sequence DNA window includes the following coding sequences:
- the LOC143777045 gene encoding cyclin-dependent kinase inhibitor 1B-like — protein sequence MSGVHLSPGSPGVERVSRAPGSPRSPARRCLFGPVDHESLARELARCRREMEDEQRQRWNFDFRNERPLDGALSWEVAGPDTPDFYRRGPHTRGRKRRGELTGESRTAEPPTSIARISHRTETGEPVEGGSTPVT from the exons ATGTCGGGCGTGCACCTGTCCCCGGGCTCTCCGGGTGTGGAGCGGGTGTCTCGGGCCCCGGGCTCTCCGCGGTCCCCCGCCCGCCGCTGCCTGTTCGGGCCGGTAGATCACGAGAGCCTCGCCCGGGAGctggcccggtgccgccgcgagaTGGAGGACGAGCAGCGGCAGCGATGGAACTTCGACTTCCGAAACGAACGCCCGCTGGACGGCGCCCTGAGCTGGGAGGTGGCGGGGCCGGACACACCCGACTTCTACCGGCGGGGACCGCACACCCGCGGGAGGAAGAGACGCGGAGAGCTGACGGGGGAGAGCAGGACGGCGG AACCCCCGACATCCATTGCAAGAATATCCCACAGAACGGAGACTGGAGAACCTGTGGAGGGCGGCTCGACCCCCGTCACTTGA